A part of Pectobacterium cacticida genomic DNA contains:
- the fabY gene encoding fatty acid biosynthesis protein FabY, with protein MYHLRVPESPEELDAYYQFRWEMLRKPLRQPLGSERDAYDALAHHQTVVNEHGNLVAIGRLSINADNEAAIRFLAVHPDVRGKGLGTLLAMTLESVARQEGVKRVVCSAREDTIGFFAKLGFINQGEIAAPQTTPVRHFLMIKPVATLDDILHRPDWCGQLQQAWYDHIPLSEKMGVRINQYTGKKFITTMPETGNQNLHHTLFAGSLFSLATLTGWGLIWLLLRERHLGGTIVLADAHIRYSMPMSGRPSAVADLGSLSGDLDRLARGRKARVQLNVELFGDDNKGALFDGVYIVLPVKPDTPLEDGGSEVN; from the coding sequence ATGTATCATCTGAGAGTGCCTGAAAGCCCGGAGGAACTGGATGCGTACTATCAATTCCGCTGGGAAATGCTGCGTAAACCTCTGCGTCAACCGCTTGGTTCCGAGCGCGATGCCTACGATGCTCTGGCACATCACCAAACCGTAGTGAATGAACACGGAAATCTGGTCGCTATTGGGCGTCTTTCTATCAATGCCGATAATGAAGCGGCAATTCGTTTTTTAGCGGTTCACCCCGATGTGCGAGGGAAAGGGTTAGGAACGTTGCTAGCGATGACCCTGGAGTCCGTTGCGCGTCAGGAAGGTGTTAAACGCGTGGTATGTAGCGCCCGCGAAGACACTATTGGCTTCTTCGCCAAACTGGGGTTCATTAATCAGGGAGAGATCGCCGCACCACAAACAACGCCTGTGCGGCATTTCCTGATGATTAAACCCGTGGCGACACTGGATGATATTTTGCATCGCCCCGACTGGTGCGGGCAATTGCAGCAGGCTTGGTACGATCATATCCCGTTGAGTGAGAAGATGGGGGTGCGTATAAACCAGTACACTGGAAAAAAATTTATCACTACCATGCCTGAAACGGGAAACCAGAACCTACACCATACGCTTTTTGCTGGTAGCTTATTTTCTCTCGCGACGCTGACCGGATGGGGATTAATCTGGCTATTACTGCGAGAACGGCATCTCGGCGGAACGATTGTTCTGGCGGATGCTCATATTCGATACAGTATGCCGATGAGTGGCCGCCCTAGCGCTGTTGCCGATTTAGGGTCACTAAGTGGCGACTTGGACCGCCTTGCTCGTGGGCGCAAGGCGCGAGTACAGCTTAACGTTGAACTCTTCGGTGATGATAATAAGGGAGCGCTATTTGACGGCGTTTATATTGTGTTGCCAGTCAAACCAGATACGCCGTTGGAAGACGGTGGCTCCGAAGTGAATTAA
- the dtd gene encoding D-aminoacyl-tRNA deacylase translates to MIALIQRVSSASVTVAGSVVGEIDKGLLIFLGVERGDDEQKATRLCKRVLGYRVFSDDDGKMNLNVRQAGGNVLVVSQFTLVADTQRGMRPGFSRGALPAEADRLYQYFIGQCREQGVHTQTGQFAADMKVALVNDGPVTFWLQA, encoded by the coding sequence ATGATTGCGTTAATTCAGCGTGTATCCAGCGCCAGCGTTACAGTAGCAGGCAGTGTAGTTGGGGAAATAGATAAAGGCTTGCTGATCTTTCTAGGGGTCGAACGGGGCGATGACGAGCAAAAAGCCACACGACTCTGCAAGCGCGTATTGGGTTACCGGGTTTTCAGCGACGATGACGGAAAAATGAATCTCAATGTTCGTCAGGCCGGCGGCAATGTGCTAGTGGTTTCGCAGTTTACGCTGGTGGCGGATACGCAACGTGGCATGCGGCCCGGTTTTTCTCGAGGAGCGCTTCCCGCTGAGGCCGATCGTCTCTATCAGTATTTTATCGGCCAGTGTCGTGAACAAGGGGTTCACACACAAACCGGCCAGTTTGCAGCGGATATGAAAGTGGCGCTGGTGAATGACGGCCCGGTGACGTTTTGGCTACAGGCCTAA
- the yihX gene encoding glucose-1-phosphatase, whose protein sequence is MLYIFDLGNVVIDIDFKRVLGVWSHLSRVPLATLQARFVMGEAFEQHERGEISDEEFSARLCQEMDITLSFEQFSTGWQAIFVGLRPEVIDIMLRLRQEGHRVVILSNTNQLHCSHWPSLFPEVEAAADRLYLSQEIGLRKPELAIYQHVLTQEGVTPAQAVFFDDNTANIDAAQRLGIHSILVTDRQVVPNFFATQAAVKA, encoded by the coding sequence ATGCTGTATATCTTTGATTTGGGAAACGTCGTCATTGATATTGATTTTAAAAGGGTATTAGGCGTCTGGAGTCATCTGAGCCGCGTACCGCTCGCAACGTTGCAAGCGCGCTTTGTTATGGGTGAAGCGTTTGAACAGCATGAAAGGGGGGAAATTAGCGATGAAGAATTCAGCGCAAGACTGTGTCAGGAAATGGATATCACTCTGAGTTTCGAGCAATTTTCCACAGGTTGGCAGGCTATTTTTGTGGGGTTGCGTCCTGAGGTTATCGACATTATGCTGCGCTTGCGTCAGGAAGGGCATCGTGTCGTCATTCTCTCGAATACCAATCAGCTTCACTGTTCACACTGGCCGTCGCTTTTCCCTGAAGTGGAAGCCGCGGCTGACCGGCTTTATCTGTCACAAGAGATAGGCTTACGTAAGCCAGAGCTGGCGATCTATCAACATGTGCTGACGCAGGAGGGTGTGACGCCTGCACAGGCGGTATTTTTCGACGACAATACTGCGAACATTGACGCGGCGCAGCGTTTAGGCATTCACAGTATTCTGGTGACCGATCGCCAGGTGGTGCCGAATTTTTTTGCTACACAGGCGGCGGTTAAAGCATGA